DNA from Balaenoptera acutorostrata chromosome 14, mBalAcu1.1, whole genome shotgun sequence:
GTGTGGTGGGGCACTCAGCAGAGCCTGAAGACCAGATTCCTCCTtgtgtcccactgtctctgcaTGGCAGAGCAAATacttgtttaccaaacattttccATCTTCGAGTGAATTgctttcctcccctttgaagtcacAAACCCCtacccccttctctttctctcagatGGTAGATAAGCCTCAATTGCCCAACCTGTCCTTgggtctcatttttcttttggggCCCTGTATGTATgcaattaaatttgattttctcctgttaatctgtttcatgtcaacttaattcttagaccagccagaagaacctagaaagggTAGAGGAGAACTTGTCCTTCCCCAACACCCTCACTTCAAGTTTTATGTTCAAGttgcaaaaataaattatagtgaGAATTTAGGAGTAAAGCAAAACAGTTACTCAGTTTTACTTCTAAAGTGtaggaaataataaatagaataCACTACCTCACACTGACAAACAGAACACTGAgtgtttacagaaaaaaattatttaaggtGCTGTCAATCCTTAAAATTATtctaagagaagaaaacaaatatggtaaaGATGGGCAAAGAAAGTGCAATACTACTGATTCTGAATCCACAGCTAAATCAATGTAAACATGATGAATttcctggaaaaaataaaactcagtatatgaaaaagaacattcaGTCTTTCAATGACTACCTAGAATAAGCTTTATATTTCTAACATTTTGGTTTGGGCACAGATATTTCATAATACTTACACTACTGGactctggaatttaaaaaaggttaaaaagttGAACTTTGTACCtagactagaaaaaaatttaaagtatgacACGTTTCCTAGAACGCAAGatttaatacattatttttaaaaacttaagaggGTTGTGTTAATTAAATTAGTATTACTTAAATCAGGGTCTGCTTTCTATTCCTTGGCCTCAGGAAAATCTGCTTCTACAGAGAATACGTGTCCAAAGAGGTTGAAGAGTTGATTTACTTAAATATATAACACACAAACATATTTGATTCCTAGCCAAGGCTCAGGTTTAATATGAGAAGGGCAAGCTACGTTTTATAGCCCGTGATAGTTACGACTTATTCTCAGAGTACACCTGTGAGAGTAAATGCAACTtgctagtcttttttttccccctgctcaATAAATGTACAGATATTTCCTATCAAAGTTCATACTTAATGTACACGACCTCATTTTGCATTGTCTTTGGTATGTcacaaatacttttaaatttcctttgaaagGGATAAGTTGGACCTTTCACATGATATCATTAACCcccttaaaaataaaaggcaaaagtgAACAGACACAGACTTTTCTAAGGCAGAAAAGTATGCCCATATTACCTTTCTAGAACTACATGAATTCAAAACAAAAGTTGCagtcaaaatatttattcttttccttaattGGGTTAAATGACAATACAAATATTGTGAGCCTGCTTTGTTTCTCATGTACTATACTTTAAATGTTCAAAACTTTGTATAAAACCACACACGACCTAATTTCTTTCACAATGCCTACTATAGAAATCTCGATTTAATTGTATATGTTTTGAAATAAATTCACTCCTTAACGATTATTATTACAGATTTGAAAAGACTAGTTACAACTGCAACAGTAATATCTATCAGGCTCTTAGTTATAAACAAAcacacaggaagaagaaaggagagaatggactagggagagaaaagaagagatgtTCATTTATACTGTTTCCAACTGGTACCAACCAGATCAGAGTACCAGTGTGGTGTGAGTGCTTCCTGACTCATTAGGAAGgggattttaatgtatttaaggGGAATAACCACATGTCACACTAGCCAGGACTGGTTAAATTACAATATTTAAGGATAACAATTTTACATGAAGTACCAAAGTTTTgactagaaaaataaattgctAAACAGAAACTTCCAGCTTTCTGTGGCTAAAAGGGTCTAAAAGCCTCCCTCGAACTTGAGGATAGGATACGGGAGACAAAAATACAGACTCATGAAACTACAGTGAGACTGCAGGGAAAGTTTATTACCAGCCCAGTGTTCACACAGAAAGCCACAACTTCCAAGTCTTAACAAATCCTGAAGAACtgtcattttaaaagatgttaaaaaggaCATAAACGTTATCCTGAATATGATGGCAACAACAACAGAAGCCTAAGTGTTCACAGGTGAAGGGGCAGAGCCACCGGCAGGACTCCTTCACCCGCGTCCCCTTTCGTCGCAGGCTCCCAGGGCTGCCATCCttgttgttttaaggcacagcCCTGCAGATTCACAGAGCAGCATATCCACCATCCATGATCCACTCTCAGGAATCTGCTTCCAACCGAATCAGGCTGCGTCCGCAGGAGAGAAGCAGACGCTGAGTCAGCAACACTGggatttgttctcttttttcacGGTCTCCTCATCCAGTTTAATTCTGCCGTCGTTTTCTTCATTAGGGAAGCTTTGGTGGTTGGCAAGAATGTTCTCCACTAGGAACCGGGATGCTTCATCTATGTTTATGTTATCCTGTAGTGCAGAAACAACCAGGATCAATTCTCAGGATCAAtattcttagaggaaagcattAGAGTATTACCAGGAGCTAGGAAAGTTTGTCAGAGGGGGCATTATAAGTACGCCAGCTCCATCTCCTGCTCCAATACTAAAGTGTTTGCTAAGAGTTCAATGCTGCTGAGTAATGTGACTGAGACACTCTTCTTTTTACAAAGGATCACTCTTTCTGATGTTCTGTTTTTGAGTGTTTTAAACTTCTGCCACTGAAGTTCAGTGAACTGTCTCCATGGTAAATGAGTCTTCATCCTGCTGTAGGTGGCCAGCCACGTaagtgaaagcacagagataaaaacaaaaacaaaaacaaaaatctgccCTTGAACATCTACTTCACGTATTCAGGAtacattgtgaaaaaaaaatgctgaagggCTCAAACCACATTAAGATATGATAAATGCAACATGTCGCTTCCCCATCTCTGAGTACAAATTATGACCTTTAGTTGACATGTATAAACTGAGCTGAAACAATGTTGTGGGTGTGATGCCCGTTAAGGATGCTCTAAGGAATCACCAGCTATCACAACATTTGCGTGACTGATTCATAAGCTGTCATTAAATACATGATATGTAACATGTAGCAAAAACtgtgcttctttttaaaagtatttaacttttcattttaaaataatttcagatttacagaaacaTTGTAAAAGTAGTAAACGTTCCTATATATTCTTCACCCGTATTCCTCAGACATTAACATCTTAGGTAACCAGAGTATAACTATCAAAGTCAAGAAATTAGATGACAGTACTATGCCAGCATTACTCTATCAACCTTGTTCGAATTTCATCAGCTGTCTCACTGTCCTGTTTCTGACGCAGGTGAGCAGCTGTGTCTCGCGATCTGTCCCCTTAGTCTCCTTGAATCTGGAACAGGTCCTCAGTCTCCTtgcctttcatgaccttgacactctTGGAGAGTACTGGCCAGAGACTATCCCTCAGTTTGGATCTGTCTGATGTTTCCGTATCATTAAGTTCAAGCCACGCATTGTTGGCAGGAATAAGACATACACGATGTACCCTTTTCAGTGTATGAGGAGGCACACTTGCTTGAAGTCATGtctgccaggcttctccactgAAAAGTTACTCTTTTTCACTTTGTACTCAGTTAGGACAAATATGTAAACAGCCTGTTTTTCACCATACCTTTCCCTATTCATTTTGGCATCAGTTAATTTTTCCCTAGAACAATTATTACTGTTGTGTTTAATGGTGACTTTCTATTTCCATCATTCCTTCTCCATTTATGATTTGGAATTCTCCTGTTAGGAAgagcttttctctcctctcccatttattcacttgtttattCATATCATGGatcattattttattctatgtattAAGGCCATTACAATAATTACTTATTTTGTCGCTCAAACTGTCTTAGGTTTTGGAGCTCCTATAAGCAGGCTCCTGTGTCTTTCTGACGCATCTCCGTCACTTTGTGAGCGTTTCCTTAGCTTCCGGCACCACAAAATATCTCAGGCACGTCGTTACTTTCCTTGTCCTACTAGTACTGAAATCAGTCGTTTCTCCAGGGAGACTCGGTTCTTTTTATTGGATAACagtatttaaaaaccaaattctAAGCACTTGCAAAGCTCATTGGTTCTGTGCTGTCACTGCTTCCAATCCTTTTCAGCAGACACACCtagtaaatatgtatgtatccaTACACATATTGGTATCTGCTTCTATGTTTATCtgtttacacatatatgtatgtgtacatgtatgtgcatgcgtgtgtatatgcacacacatatacacattaatacagaatttatatatgtgtgtgtgtatatatatacatatatattgactTTTCCAATTCCAATCCAATACCACGAGGTtcattctagccttctcccttATTTGTTATACCTTTCTCAGACAGTGAGAGCTCTGCAAGACCTCTGCTATTTATTCAGGTATCTTTTCTAGTACCAacgcaagcttttttttttacctctactCCCAAGATAAGCATTAACTTTAATTAAAGTATTGATCTTTAAATGCCCAAATGTCCCTCAGTCCCCACCATCCCCATTATACCAAGTAATTATAATGTTCTCTTACTGTATTTAATTGTAATTGATTAGGAACAGAAAGTCCCACATTGTAGTGTAATTAGTCACACATTCTCATATTGGAAATCCATTATTTTCCATAAAGGTGAAAAGATGAAGTTCATGAATTCAAACTTGCCTTTTGGCTGTGTTTGTATCAGAATTCAGATCACTGGAATTCTAGCAGAAATCAGATTTGAAGTTACCTGCTGGCCAGCTCAGAAGCATAGGTATTAGTGACACTTGGGCAGTACTTTAAGCCTTGactaaaatttttaacaaaaattttatatTACTGTTACTCTCTTGAAATACTCCTGGTTTACCACTAAGGAAATTTTGCAGAAGGTGTTTCTAATATATTCGTAGGAAGGCACAGAACAtatgaatgtttttcttttcacctcTGCATGTAACCCTGTCCATAGATATCATGAAGCTGATGACTTATACAGTCTCAGGTGACAGGCCACATGATACTATTGTTTATGAATCTTCCTTCTAGACTCTGGGGAGAAATTTGGATTTATTACCTGAATGATTAATTCAAATAAAACCAGAAGAGGAAATTGTATCTGTAATATATTCATCTTCTCCACCAAATCTCATGCTCTAATAAACACTTACACATACtactaatttttttctaacaaagCTGGGAAGTAAAGCAAATCCCCACAGATGCAGAGAGCAGACAGAGGGCATGACTTCCAAAACAAGTGCCTCTATAAAAAGCCTTGCCTTCTGCAACCTCTTCCTTCCTGTTTGGCTAAGTGCTCATGCAGCAACTCTGGTCTTCATCTCTCTTCCACTActactttttatttatgaaaCTAAACTTTAAGATACTAGAATATATTTGTTTAAACAAATAGCCTTTAGCTTAGGAGTAAACACTTCTGTCTTCAGCAGACACTATTTTTTCCAATGACCCCCCCATCACAATATTTTCAGAGCACTTTTTGTGTAGTCTCCCATAGCTTTGCTTTCATTATTCTGATCATCAGTGGCAGCAAATAATCTTCCACTTTTAGGATGGGTTTCTGGTAAAGCTAAAAGTAACTTGGTAATAAGTAAGTAGGTCATTTGGAGaaacaatgcatttttttttgatatatacaAGAAATTCACAGAAGGCATACTAAAAGCTGGAACTGTGTTAAGATTATATCAAATTCATGGTTTTGAGTCTGCCATCACAGAATTTTGCTAATAATTCATCATCCTCTCATGTCTGATTGTTATTGGACCTTAAAGTGAAACTCCCAATGCACATAAACCGCCACCAGCACAATATTTTGTGCTTGGTATTGTCACCTTTGCTTTCATGTATATTTGGACGGTTAAGATTTTCAACAGCCaacgtgtttttgtttttcttcaaaatacattttatccAGCTTCCCATAAtggctgaaagaaaaaattctcaCTCTACTATTCATGAAGAAGTATGTCACAAATGTTGATAATTTCCTCTTGTTCAAATTTTCCTACACATTTGATCTAAAACTCTTCAAACATCATCTGAATACATCTCCTCTCTGACCTTTTCGATGTCTGTTAGTCCTGCACATGACTTACATCTCACTAGGGACAACTACGTCCCTTAGTTTTATTAAGCCTtctataaaaatcaaaaatagttGTGCTTGACAATATACCTCATACCCCACAAATTCCAGGTACATGAAAAGTACTTCATTTGAGGactcaaactcatagaaaatgtCATTTGTTCTTTGCTCTAATaatagtcatttttattttaatgtaaaatctgCCCTTCTATTCACCTCTCCACTAGCCAATTCTGAAAGCATTCCTgctgctgagtgaaagaagctataACATATCCATGCTAAGCTTCACCTTTTACTAGGTTTCCAAAAACCACTCAGGTAAATCCATCTAAATACTTTAAAGTTACAGGTCAGATTTACGAATTAACAGCAGAGCAGATAACAAACGCATAGCAGACCTCACCTTTGCAGAGGTTTCAAACCATCCAGTGAAGCCATGTTCTTTGCAAAACTGGTCCATCTGGGGAGTATTCTGGCCACTGTCTTTTTTCTGGTCACATTTGTTAGCTAAGAGGACAGCAGGAATAGGGTTGCCGTTTGGAAGATGGACTTTACTATCCAgatcatttttccattttaaaacggCTTCAAACGTGGAACCTCTCGATATATCAAAGACAACGAAAGCACCAACAGCTTCTTTGTAATATACTCGGGTCATGTTGCCAAACCGTTCCTGTCCTAGAAATAAGTATAATAAGAGATTAAAAACTTATACTTCGGACAGAGGCGATATTTAGTTATAATCCTTTTGACCCTAAGAGTAATGCTATAAACACATATCTGTCATTCCATAGCACCGTAAACTGGTAGGATTGAGGACATACACACAGAACCACGAACCACAAAGCAGAAGCGGCTGATCATGTGGTCCGAGTACACAGTTACCCAGTTTTATGTTCTGTGCACGTACCCCACATTCTCCATAAACACCGAGATGACAGTTCGTAAAGCTACAGAGTCCATCATTTCCCCCTCCACTCTTCTTGGTCTAAGAGAAGAGAGgtactaaaggaaaaaagaaagttgggagtggagggaagagacaagaatagaagaaaataagactTGCAGGAAGGAGATAAGTGTGGTGGGTAAAATGCTAGTCAAAAAGATTAGGACTGAACATGAGATAAAGGAACTCATGTTCTTAACTCCTTTTTCCTTCACATCTCCAGCCAAACCCGCTTTCGATTCAAAATGCAAGACTGCTCTCCTGCAAGAAGGCAGACATGCAAACCCACTATTTTATGGTTTTCCCCGTTAATTTAGAATAGAGGGTGGGGTGCCAAACTAGTAAACGTACAGAAATCCAGAAGTTATAAAGAGCTATTAAGCTCTagaggcttttgtttttgttttgttcatagaATCATCTAtaaatcccttcaaatatttctttttaccaACCACGCTAAAGCATATTCAAGTCTGTATTCATATTAACTTTCTTGTTAAAGCAtaagaaaaccagaaatgtaTGTGGCAAGGCATTTTTGAGGAGGACCTTGTGGCTTAGAATATCCATTTCCTTAGGTTTCAGAGCCAGGATTCGAAGCTCCCTGACAGTCTCATGCAGCAGAGGGTGTGCTTTCTAACATCACCATATGTGACAAATCAAAACAGTGCCAATTACACTGTTAAGCAAATGAAAAGTAAAggcacaaactgggagaaaaaaaaatacagatcctgtacctgattaaaaaaatttgttctcAGAATATAAAGAGCTCTCAAAACTCCAAagtaagaagattaaaaaaatttaataaagtaaGCAAAAGATTGGAACAGTTTACCAAAGAATTTATATGATGATAAATAAGCATAAGAAATGATGCTCAAAATTATTAaccattggagaaatgcaaatttaaaccacagTGAGCTGATCCTTTATACCCACAAcaatggctataattaaaaagtctgactataccaagtgttggtgaagatgtggaacaactggagctctcatatactgctggtaagaataatactttaaaatagtaCAACCATGTTGGGAAACAATTTGatactttcttaaaaatgtaaacatatacCTACCATACAACAAAcccattccattcctaggtatttgcaaacaaaatgaaaacacacatctATAAAAAGGCATGTTcatgaatgctcatagcagctttatttttaatagtcccaaactggaagcaactcaaatgtctatttacatacTAATGAATAgactatggtatatccatacaatggaatacaacttaACAATAGAAAGGAAAGGAACTATGGATACaagtaacaacatggatgaatctcaaaataattatgctgagtcaAAAAAGCCAGACCAAGGAGAGAACAGGTAATACTATGAGTCCCTTTATATCAAATTctaaaaaatcagaaactatAGTGATACAGTAAGAGAAAGCAGATCAATGATTGCCTTGGGCAAGGCAGGAGGATGGATTACAAAAGAGCTGGAGCAAATGGCTttcaggtgatgaaaatatttgcaatcttGATTATAGTAATGTTTCACAAGGGTATACTTATGTCA
Protein-coding regions in this window:
- the RAB32 gene encoding ras-related protein Rab-32 translates to MAGGGAEDPGRGAAAATVPETREHLFKVLVIGELGVGKTSIIKRYVHQLFSQHYRATIGVDFALKVLNWDSRTLVRLQLWDIAGQERFGNMTRVYYKEAVGAFVVFDISRGSTFEAVLKWKNDLDSKVHLPNGNPIPAVLLANKCDQKKDSGQNTPQMDQFCKEHGFTGWFETSAKDNINIDEASRFLVENILANHQSFPNEENDGRIKLDEETVKKENKSQCC